A stretch of the Teredinibacter haidensis genome encodes the following:
- a CDS encoding DUF4942 domain-containing protein, which yields MTINTQVNRDNGTKSTNTMWGQEFKENFSKKANKSGRRAVSQAQQEKTQAARRELVALTKHLKQVQQEQAERYCSEVKAAEILAKTPNDLLREHYLGSTGASELKTFHQWKNAGYSVKKGETALRVWGKPFKANSEKVVSTPDGEHAVAVSYDRYPMVPLYSDLQVQPIDSCGAGAGAGAGAGAGAGAGAGAGAGAGAGAGAGAGAGAGAGAGAVNDDEPLAQNASFSDVAIKEFADKQQAESIGECEEAQARETINLPTVIESEVNNFDGIEILEANRMNGDADNLVNVGSTLNAQSDEIIVSGLNDSDSAKPFANTRKSTAKLVAEIKACDEDFEFYPTTDEIIQAINSDIENEGFRDIRSVLDCGAGDGRVLESLNIYSKYAIEKAKPLLDAMSKDIFIVGTEFAEQVLIDKKVDVVFSNPPYSEYEKWAIKIISQANARHVYLVIPERWETVKAIQDAINTRSAEAYIIGHFDFHNAERKARAKVHLVRIDLCYVGRYGNTRSLEVDPFELWFNDNFKLDVANDESSKYDLFNQCQERVDVSLKQALVKGSDLITALESLYQHELQVLLGIYKKLETLDPVILSELNVSLTAVKKALQLKIEGLKDIFWKELFDRLDKITSRLTTSSRENLLKKLTEHTHVDFTVSNAYAIVVWVIKNANHYFDDQLIGLVESMTSEANIESYTSNQRTFGREEWRYGQTPSELARYKLDYRIVLHRSGGLLRELLRPYQKSAK from the coding sequence ATGACCATCAACACGCAAGTCAACCGCGATAACGGCACAAAATCTACCAATACGATGTGGGGGCAAGAATTCAAGGAAAATTTTTCTAAAAAAGCAAATAAGTCAGGTCGGAGGGCTGTGAGTCAGGCACAGCAAGAGAAAACCCAGGCAGCGCGGCGAGAGCTGGTGGCTTTGACCAAACATTTAAAGCAGGTTCAGCAGGAGCAGGCAGAGCGGTACTGTTCAGAGGTGAAGGCGGCAGAGATATTAGCGAAAACACCCAATGATCTACTAAGGGAGCATTACTTAGGCTCAACCGGTGCCAGTGAGCTAAAGACCTTTCACCAGTGGAAAAATGCGGGTTATTCCGTCAAGAAAGGTGAGACGGCTTTGCGGGTATGGGGCAAGCCTTTTAAAGCAAATTCAGAAAAAGTGGTTTCTACACCCGATGGAGAACATGCGGTTGCGGTGAGTTATGACCGCTATCCTATGGTGCCGCTTTATTCTGATTTGCAGGTACAGCCGATTGATAGTTGTGGTGCTGGTGCTGGTGCTGGTGCTGGTGCTGGTGCTGGTGCTGGTGCTGGTGCTGGTGCTGGTGCTGGTGCTGGTGCTGGTGCTGGTGCTGGTGCTGGTGCTGGTGCTGGTGCTGGTGCTGGTGCTGTCAATGATGACGAACCACTGGCACAAAATGCAAGTTTTAGTGATGTAGCTATTAAAGAATTTGCAGATAAACAGCAGGCGGAGTCAATAGGCGAATGTGAAGAAGCGCAAGCGCGCGAAACCATTAACTTGCCTACCGTTATTGAGTCGGAAGTGAATAATTTTGACGGTATTGAAATTTTAGAAGCAAACCGTATGAATGGTGATGCTGACAATCTTGTCAATGTTGGCTCTACTTTAAATGCACAAAGCGACGAAATTATTGTTAGTGGCCTTAATGATTCCGACTCTGCTAAACCCTTTGCAAACACTCGAAAATCCACAGCCAAACTGGTAGCCGAAATTAAAGCCTGTGACGAAGATTTTGAGTTTTACCCCACCACAGATGAAATTATTCAAGCGATTAATAGTGATATTGAAAACGAAGGCTTTCGAGATATTCGTTCTGTTTTGGATTGTGGTGCTGGTGATGGTCGCGTGCTGGAGTCGCTCAACATTTACAGCAAGTACGCCATAGAAAAAGCCAAGCCGTTGTTGGATGCTATGAGTAAGGATATTTTTATTGTCGGCACCGAGTTTGCCGAGCAGGTATTGATTGATAAAAAGGTAGACGTGGTGTTTTCTAACCCGCCCTACTCTGAATATGAAAAGTGGGCGATTAAAATTATCAGTCAGGCCAATGCACGGCATGTGTATTTAGTGATACCCGAGCGTTGGGAGACGGTCAAAGCCATACAGGATGCCATAAATACCCGTAGTGCTGAAGCGTATATTATTGGTCATTTTGACTTTCACAATGCCGAACGTAAAGCTCGTGCAAAAGTACATTTAGTACGTATCGATTTATGCTATGTCGGTCGCTATGGCAATACTCGTTCACTCGAGGTTGATCCGTTTGAACTCTGGTTTAATGACAACTTTAAACTGGATGTTGCCAACGACGAATCCTCTAAATATGACCTATTCAACCAGTGTCAAGAGCGCGTGGACGTATCCTTAAAGCAAGCGCTGGTGAAGGGGTCAGATTTGATTACTGCGCTAGAAAGTCTGTATCAGCATGAGTTACAGGTTCTTTTGGGCATCTATAAAAAGTTGGAAACGCTTGACCCTGTCATACTGAGCGAACTGAATGTCAGCCTTACCGCCGTTAAGAAAGCATTACAGCTCAAAATTGAGGGGCTGAAAGATATTTTTTGGAAAGAGCTGTTTGATCGACTGGATAAAATCACCAGCCGCTTAACTACATCCAGCCGGGAAAATTTGCTTAAAAAACTGACAGAGCATACCCACGTTGATTTTACCGTGTCTAATGCCTATGCGATTGTCGTGTGGGTGATCAAAAACGCCAATCACTATTTTGATGATCAATTGATTGGTCTGGTTGAGAGTATGACCAGTGAGGCCAATATTGAAAGCTATACCTCCAATCAGCGCACCTTTGGCCGGGAGGAATGGCGCTATGGGCAAACGCCTTCGGAATTGGCTCGTTATAAGCTGGATTACCGGATTGTATTGCACCGTTCTGGCGGCTTGTTACGGGAGCTTTTGAGGCCGTATCAAAAGAGTGCGAAATAA
- a CDS encoding cold-shock protein — protein sequence MYHRKQNNPLPPTSNQNQAPPEVRNSKQPNTQYHSSHNTTDRQTNCQPGSQTSSFPEQYNDANILFIKKFAGYGFIYAPGQNTNIYFHATEVLKNQFYQLEEGSDVNFRLIKGPRVIDGKKR from the coding sequence ATCTACCACCGAAAGCAAAACAACCCTTTACCACCAACTTCAAATCAAAACCAAGCACCACCCGAAGTCCGCAATTCAAAGCAACCAAATACTCAGTATCACAGCTCTCACAATACCACTGATCGTCAAACGAACTGTCAACCAGGCAGTCAAACAAGCTCGTTCCCAGAACAATACAACGATGCCAATATCCTGTTCATCAAAAAATTCGCCGGATACGGCTTTATTTATGCCCCTGGCCAAAATACTAATATTTACTTCCACGCAACAGAGGTACTTAAAAATCAGTTCTATCAATTGGAAGAGGGCAGCGATGTCAATTTTCGTCTCATCAAAGGCCCAAGAGTGATTGACGGCAAAAAACGTTAA